The genomic window GTGGCCGGCACGACAAAGAGGGCTGCAGCCACCGAGGCGACTCCGATCTTGATGGCGATGATTCGCCATCGTTCGATCGGTTTGGTGAGCAGGAAGACGGCGGTGCCATCCTCTATCTCGGCACCCAGTGAGGCGGTCCCGAATACAAGGGCCACCAGGGGAAGCAACAGGGTAAAGATCATTACGCTGACCATGCCGAGTGCGACCTCCTCGGTGGCATCCCCTGAGCCGGCTTTGTCGGAGAACCGGTAGATCACTGCACTCAGGATCGGAAGCGCCAGCAGCAGTCCGATCACCAGGGTGCGGCGCCTTCCTAGAAGTTGGCGTGTGGTGAGGGAGATCAGGACGTTGTTCATCGGGCTACCAGGTAGGCGAAGACGCTCTCGAGGGAATCATCTGCGGGTTGGAGTTCTTGGAGCGCAACGCCACTTGATCGGATGAGGGGTGCGATGGATTCGGTGAAGGCACCGAAGTCTGTCGTCTGGACTTCCATGACGTCGCTGTCAAACGAAACAAGGGTGACATAGGGCCGATCGACCAGCGCGGCGGCAAGGGCGCGATTGTTACTGGACCTGATTGTGAAGGCATGGGGCCGGCTGGTCATGAGGCGACGAATCTGACGGAAGTTGCCGGCGGCGCCCAGGCGGCCACCGATGACGACGAGGACGTCTTCGGCGAGATCTTCAACATCTTCGAGGATGTGGGAAGAGAAGACGATGGTTCGGCCAGAGTCCCCTAGTTCCTTGAGCATCGTGTTCATCTGGAGCCGCTGACGGGGATCAGTACCGTTGAACGGTTCGTCGAGGATCAGGATGTCGGGGTCGTGGACGAGGGCGGCGGCGATCTTGGCTCGTTGACGCATGCCCTTCGAGTAACCGCTCATCTTGCGATGCATGGCGTCGCCGAGTTCAACCATGTCGATCGCTGCCTGGGCTGCAACTTCAGGTTGGGGAAGTTGGTGGAGTCGGGCGCTAGCCAGGGCGTACTCCCAGGCCGAAAGGAACGGGTAGGTGACCTCGCGTTCGGGAACGAGACCGATGTGGCTGTACATGCCTGTGTTCTTCCAAGCCGACTCGCCATTGACCATGACCTCGCCCGAGGAAGGCTCGAGAAGGCCCGCCATCATGTGCAGCAGTGTCGACTTGCCGGCGCCGTTGGGGCCGAGCAGGCCCGTGATCCCGGGCTCGAGTTCGAACGAAATGTCGTTGACGGCCACCAGGTCTCCGTACCAACGAGATGCCGATCGTACCGAGATCGCTGCATGCGGTTCCGGCGATGGAGGAGCAGCAGCGGAGTTCACAGCGTGACCTTGCGATAGCGGCGGATGGCAAAGAACAGGGCGATAGCGGTCTGAGCGACCAACGCCACAATCCACGTCCAGCCAGGAAGGTCGGCGTAGGCGACTTGATCGGCCATTTCGCCCATCCGATTCGCACGCGCTGGGACAGCGTCGAAGATGACATATGTGGCGGCGTTCATTGCATAGCCCGGAGTGGCGAGCATGGCGACTGCGGCCCATCCGGGACCCAGAACTGACACTAGAACGCTTGTGAAGACGACCGAGAACCACAGTGCCGCAAGCACGCTGATGAGCGCGAACGCCCGTCGAGTCGTGAACATCGCGATGGCCAGACCGATTACCGCGAGCTGCACGCTCGCGAGCGTCGAACTTGCCCCGATACGCCATACGTCCGAGATGTTGTCACCCAACCATCCGGTGCCGTCCTTGGCACCGAGCCAATTGCCTACGAACACAAGGAGTTGCGGAAGCAGCGTGAGCGACATCAGGGCCGTTGCCAAGGCGGCGATCTTGGCCAGCAGATAGTCGTCGCGTTCGATGGGGCGTGAGAAGTAGAGA from Longimicrobiales bacterium includes these protein-coding regions:
- a CDS encoding ABC transporter permease subunit — its product is MNNVLISLTTRQLLGRRRTLVIGLLLALPILSAVIYRFSDKAGSGDATEEVALGMVSVMIFTLLLPLVALVFGTASLGAEIEDGTAVFLLTKPIERWRIIAIKIGVASVAAALFVVPATMATTWIIHESPTADGLMLGLGLGALVASVLYCAAFVALSAVTSRALIFGLVYV
- a CDS encoding ABC transporter ATP-binding protein, producing MAVNDISFELEPGITGLLGPNGAGKSTLLHMMAGLLEPSSGEVMVNGESAWKNTGMYSHIGLVPEREVTYPFLSAWEYALASARLHQLPQPEVAAQAAIDMVELGDAMHRKMSGYSKGMRQRAKIAAALVHDPDILILDEPFNGTDPRQRLQMNTMLKELGDSGRTIVFSSHILEDVEDLAEDVLVVIGGRLGAAGNFRQIRRLMTSRPHAFTIRSSNNRALAAALVDRPYVTLVSFDSDVMEVQTTDFGAFTESIAPLIRSSGVALQELQPADDSLESVFAYLVAR
- a CDS encoding ABC transporter permease subunit; translated protein: MASLDQTPQSRGVVYDLGYRNYDGPRLGRRYAIRSLYVLSLRNTFGLGRGTLPKVLAFGLTLVALLPAIFTVAFGALAGEGFEIVKHHEYFGLIQIVIVLFVAAMASDLVGNDRKNNTLPLYFSRPIERDDYLLAKIAALATALMSLTLLPQLLVFVGNWLGAKDGTGWLGDNISDVWRIGASSTLASVQLAVIGLAIAMFTTRRAFALISVLAALWFSVVFTSVLVSVLGPGWAAVAMLATPGYAMNAATYVIFDAVPARANRMGEMADQVAYADLPGWTWIVALVAQTAIALFFAIRRYRKVTL